Proteins found in one Leptospira ellinghausenii genomic segment:
- a CDS encoding hybrid sensor histidine kinase/response regulator yields the protein MLTTKRVYLLFVVFLLFPFVQCNRGIPSLSSAKTIQNGVLDLTQEDLNSLEPFPLAGEWHAFPGEMPESEAEFKALDQKPPQTLAIPGYWVNQNLPAHGVVTYRLKLQVKEPMNLMVYLREASSAYKMYYHNQERGLVLLGSAGKVAKTKEESIGYYLETGRSFRATPSTVLYLQISNYLYSRGGPYYSPILGEVGKTILYLRFKERKKSFFFGAFLVLAVTHLFLFIHRRKDKSPLWFALLCFSWLVRILLFERVSRDWFVGSDFLEMLQIRLEYLAFCGIQIFSLLFFFQIQPHFVPSKFKRILMAPIFIEILIILTTPYAIYTNLLVISQAYMVVILLFAFVAAIRSTFHRESRYIGAYITFGTLVILSATIYDSLVFFKRWDLPLITDLGFGIFAMCLAIVISKQNAHTWETAEYLTLNLRKEVEWKTLELKKEKDKAEKTGELKDKFISIVSHDIRSPLFGISSVVNLLTESPPSLSPERAKQVLGEASTGLKNILSMVEELIKYSRFQNAAVFPDYQLFDFRQITDQLIERVQEMAKPKNITVITHMEDSSIGIGDPNLIEHLIWNLLTNAVKFTKESGTVEVTLTESNKHWSLKVTDTGIGMPNYWTEHVLEEGFLFVRKGTADEMGAGVGLAFCREVADRHGAHLVVQSEEEKGTSVEILLPNFEKIVLILDDNPGYRKQIRKVLKDLPCIIWEEEYPDHALYSVSRLKPDLIIVDFSMPEKTGIDFLRDLYSNPEMEEIRSLLVSSSHTDPNTGTKLETEVIALGGDAFLSKTSPDAKLVEIVKRLLDL from the coding sequence ATTCTCACAACCAAACGAGTTTATCTACTTTTCGTAGTTTTTCTTTTATTTCCCTTCGTACAATGTAACCGAGGGATTCCCTCTTTATCCTCGGCCAAAACCATCCAAAATGGGGTTTTGGATCTCACGCAGGAAGATCTAAATTCCCTAGAACCCTTTCCTTTGGCAGGTGAGTGGCATGCGTTTCCTGGGGAAATGCCAGAATCAGAAGCTGAGTTTAAGGCACTCGACCAAAAACCCCCACAAACACTCGCTATCCCTGGGTATTGGGTGAACCAAAACCTTCCTGCGCATGGAGTTGTTACCTATAGGCTCAAATTACAGGTAAAAGAACCTATGAACCTAATGGTATATTTACGCGAAGCTTCTTCTGCGTACAAAATGTACTATCATAATCAGGAACGTGGCCTTGTTTTGTTAGGTTCTGCTGGCAAAGTTGCCAAAACAAAAGAGGAATCGATAGGTTACTATTTGGAAACTGGTCGATCCTTTCGAGCCACACCTTCTACGGTATTGTATTTACAAATCTCGAATTATTTGTACTCTCGTGGTGGTCCTTATTATTCTCCCATCCTAGGAGAAGTGGGGAAAACCATCTTATACCTTCGGTTCAAAGAAAGAAAAAAATCTTTTTTCTTTGGCGCCTTCTTGGTGTTAGCTGTCACACATTTATTTTTGTTCATTCATAGAAGAAAAGATAAATCTCCCTTATGGTTTGCCTTATTGTGTTTTTCTTGGCTCGTTCGAATTTTATTATTTGAAAGGGTTTCCAGGGATTGGTTTGTCGGCAGTGACTTTTTGGAAATGTTACAAATTAGGTTAGAATACCTTGCCTTTTGTGGGATCCAAATTTTCAGTTTACTTTTCTTTTTCCAAATCCAACCACATTTTGTGCCTTCAAAATTTAAACGTATTTTGATGGCTCCCATTTTCATTGAGATTCTCATCATCTTAACCACACCTTACGCGATTTATACAAATTTACTGGTAATCAGCCAAGCATACATGGTTGTGATTTTACTCTTTGCATTTGTTGCTGCCATTCGTTCCACCTTTCACAGAGAATCACGTTACATTGGAGCTTACATCACGTTTGGTACTTTGGTGATTCTTTCTGCAACCATCTATGATTCATTAGTTTTTTTCAAACGATGGGATTTACCGCTCATCACCGACCTTGGATTTGGAATTTTTGCCATGTGCCTTGCGATTGTGATTTCCAAACAAAACGCACATACTTGGGAAACAGCAGAATACCTCACACTTAATTTACGCAAAGAAGTGGAATGGAAAACCCTCGAACTCAAAAAAGAAAAGGACAAGGCAGAAAAAACGGGTGAGTTAAAGGATAAATTTATCTCCATTGTTTCTCACGACATCAGGTCTCCACTTTTTGGAATCTCTTCTGTAGTCAATTTACTCACTGAATCACCACCTTCCCTTTCCCCTGAAAGAGCAAAGCAGGTATTAGGAGAAGCATCAACTGGTCTAAAAAATATCTTGAGTATGGTGGAAGAACTCATCAAATACTCAAGGTTCCAAAATGCGGCCGTTTTCCCCGATTACCAACTGTTTGACTTCCGCCAAATCACAGACCAACTCATCGAACGTGTCCAAGAAATGGCAAAACCCAAAAACATCACTGTCATCACCCATATGGAAGATTCCTCCATAGGGATTGGGGATCCGAACCTCATCGAACATTTGATTTGGAACCTTCTCACCAATGCAGTCAAATTCACAAAAGAATCAGGAACGGTAGAAGTTACCCTTACCGAATCCAATAAACATTGGAGTTTAAAAGTCACAGACACTGGAATTGGAATGCCAAATTACTGGACCGAACATGTGTTAGAAGAAGGATTTCTTTTTGTAAGAAAAGGGACTGCTGACGAAATGGGAGCAGGGGTTGGTCTTGCATTTTGTCGGGAAGTGGCCGATCGCCATGGTGCCCATTTAGTGGTCCAATCCGAAGAAGAGAAAGGCACTTCTGTCGAAATCTTACTTCCTAATTTTGAAAAAATTGTCCTCATTTTGGATGACAATCCAGGTTATAGAAAACAAATCAGAAAGGTTTTAAAAGACCTACCTTGTATCATTTGGGAAGAAGAATACCCTGACCATGCATTGTATTCGGTCTCTCGACTCAAACCTGATCTCATCATTGTGGATTTTTCGATGCCGGAAAAAACAGGAATCGATTTTTTAAGAGATTTGTATTCGAATCCTGAGATGGAAGAAATTAGATCCTTACTTGTGTCAAGTTCCCATACAGATCCAAACACTGGTACTAAATTAGAAACAGAAGTGATTGCACTAGGAGGAGATGCTTTTTTATCCAAAACATCTCCTGATGCAAAATTGGTCGAGATTGTCAAACGACTCCTCGACCTTTGA
- a CDS encoding helicase HerA-like domain-containing protein, which yields MAKQSDAFTKKIEEGYPSDGSLFLGCGKFDGDTFPEAKVQIPLSTLNRHGLIAGATGTGKTKTLQLLTESLSDVGVPVVLMDIKGDLSGLGAEGEENDKIKERTKLLGVDWKPSAYPVEFLSISKEPGVRLRATVAEFGPILLSRILELNDTQSSVVSLVFKYCDDLGLPILDLKDFKKALQYINDEGKEELEKEYGTVSSQSVSIILRKLMDLESQGGEDFFGEPSFDVEDLLKTESKKGKISIVRLTDIQTKPRLFSTFMLSLLTEIYANFPEEGDLEKPKLVLFIDEAHLVFDEASSDLLKQLETMVRLIRSKGVGIIFCTQSPTDLPKEILGQLGLKVQHALRAFTANDRKAIKTAAENYPETDFYDTKEVITELGIGEAFITALSTKGSPTPLVHTLLSPPKSRMGTLSSKELETLIGESDMVKKYENSLDRESAHEMLTKKMETIASETETAEEEAGTKKPKSKRALEKEDPSFVETLSKNPLAREVGRTVAKEVTRGLLGMLGVTPKRGSKRKKTGLFGF from the coding sequence ATGGCCAAACAATCTGATGCATTTACAAAAAAAATCGAGGAAGGATACCCAAGTGATGGATCCTTATTCCTTGGTTGTGGGAAATTTGATGGGGATACTTTCCCCGAGGCCAAAGTACAAATCCCCCTTTCGACGTTAAACCGCCATGGTCTCATTGCTGGTGCGACGGGTACAGGGAAAACAAAAACCTTACAACTCCTTACCGAATCACTCTCTGATGTGGGAGTTCCAGTGGTGCTTATGGACATCAAAGGTGACCTTTCTGGTCTAGGAGCCGAAGGGGAAGAAAATGATAAAATCAAAGAACGTACAAAACTATTAGGCGTGGATTGGAAACCTAGTGCTTACCCTGTAGAATTTTTATCCATCTCTAAAGAACCAGGAGTGAGATTACGAGCTACTGTTGCTGAATTTGGTCCCATCTTACTCTCTCGGATTTTAGAACTAAACGATACACAAAGTAGTGTTGTTTCGTTAGTGTTTAAGTACTGTGATGATTTGGGATTACCAATCCTTGACCTCAAGGATTTTAAGAAAGCACTACAATACATTAACGACGAAGGGAAAGAAGAATTAGAAAAAGAATATGGAACTGTTTCTTCTCAAAGTGTCTCCATCATTTTACGTAAGTTAATGGATCTAGAAAGCCAAGGTGGAGAAGATTTTTTTGGTGAACCTTCTTTTGATGTAGAAGACCTATTAAAAACAGAATCAAAAAAAGGAAAAATTTCGATTGTCCGCCTAACAGACATCCAAACAAAACCCCGACTTTTTTCAACGTTTATGTTATCCCTACTCACTGAAATTTATGCAAACTTCCCTGAAGAAGGGGATTTGGAAAAACCTAAACTTGTTTTATTTATTGATGAAGCACATTTGGTGTTTGATGAAGCTTCGAGTGATCTACTGAAACAACTCGAAACTATGGTGCGCCTCATCCGTTCCAAGGGAGTTGGGATTATCTTTTGTACACAGTCTCCAACCGATTTGCCAAAAGAAATTTTAGGGCAACTAGGACTTAAAGTACAACATGCTCTTCGTGCTTTCACAGCAAACGATCGCAAAGCGATTAAAACTGCCGCAGAAAATTATCCTGAAACGGACTTTTATGATACCAAAGAAGTGATCACTGAACTTGGGATCGGTGAAGCCTTTATCACTGCTCTCAGTACAAAAGGATCCCCCACTCCCCTTGTCCACACTCTACTTTCACCACCCAAATCTCGGATGGGGACTTTATCTTCCAAGGAACTAGAAACTTTGATTGGGGAATCCGATATGGTCAAAAAATACGAAAACTCTCTCGACCGCGAAAGTGCCCACGAGATGCTCACGAAAAAAATGGAAACCATCGCTTCTGAAACAGAAACAGCGGAAGAAGAGGCAGGAACGAAAAAACCCAAATCCAAACGGGCACTGGAAAAGGAAGACCCAAGTTTTGTGGAAACCCTTTCCAAAAACCCACTCGCCAGAGAAGTCGGAAGGACAGTGGCAAAAGAAGTCACAAGGGGACTCCTCGGAATGCTTGGGGTCACTCCCAAACGGGGTTCCAAACGGAAAAAAACAGGGTTATTTGGATTCTAA
- the groES gene encoding co-chaperone GroES — protein sequence MASIKPLGDRVVVEPKNESEEKIGSIIVPDTAKEKPQEGKVIAVGQGRYEDGKLVPLEVKVGDTVLYGKYSGTEIKQGGKELLIIRESDILGVVTN from the coding sequence ATGGCATCAATCAAACCTTTAGGCGACCGAGTAGTCGTAGAGCCAAAGAATGAGTCGGAAGAAAAAATCGGATCCATCATCGTACCAGACACTGCCAAAGAAAAACCACAAGAAGGCAAAGTCATCGCTGTGGGACAAGGCCGTTACGAAGACGGTAAACTCGTTCCTTTAGAAGTAAAGGTAGGAGACACAGTTCTTTACGGAAAGTATTCCGGAACAGAAATCAAACAAGGCGGAAAGGAATTACTCATCATCCGTGAAAGCGACATCCTCGGTGTTGTGACAAACTAA
- the groL gene encoding chaperonin GroEL (60 kDa chaperone family; promotes refolding of misfolded polypeptides especially under stressful conditions; forms two stacked rings of heptamers to form a barrel-shaped 14mer; ends can be capped by GroES; misfolded proteins enter the barrel where they are refolded when GroES binds), translating to MAKTIEFDETARRKLLSGVNKLANAVKVTLGPKGRNVVIDKKFGSPTITKDGVTVAKEIELEDAIENMGAQMVKEVSTKTNDIAGDGTTTATILAQAIINEGLKNVTAGANPMALKHGIDKAVLAAVEEIKKHAIKINSKAEYANVATISANNDPEIGNLIAQAFDKVGKEGVITVDEAKSIETTLDIVEGMQFDRGYVSPYMVTDPEAMIATFNDPFILIYDKKIASMKDLLPVLEKIAQAGRPLVIIAEEVEGEALATIVVNTLRKTIQCVAVKAPGFGDRRKAMLEDIAILTGGQVISEDLGMKLENADVKMLGRAKKVVVDKENTTIIEGAGASKDIQGRVNQIKKQIEDTTSDYDREKLQERLAKLAGGVAVIHVGAATEVEMKEKKARVEDALSATRAAVEEGIVPGGGLTLLRAQDAVKALKLSGDEQTGANIILRALEEPIRMITSNAGLEGSVIVEQARAKKGNEGFNALTMVWEDLIKAGVVDPAKVVRSALQNAASIGAMILTTEVTITDKPEPKDAAGAGMGGMGGMGGMGGMGGMM from the coding sequence ATGGCTAAAACAATAGAATTTGATGAAACAGCACGTAGAAAACTTCTTAGCGGAGTAAACAAACTCGCTAACGCAGTAAAGGTGACTCTCGGACCAAAAGGCCGTAACGTAGTCATCGACAAAAAATTTGGATCTCCTACCATCACAAAAGACGGTGTAACGGTTGCTAAAGAAATCGAACTAGAAGATGCAATCGAAAACATGGGCGCTCAAATGGTGAAAGAAGTTTCCACCAAAACGAACGACATTGCGGGTGACGGAACAACTACTGCAACTATCCTTGCACAAGCCATCATCAATGAAGGTTTGAAAAACGTGACTGCGGGTGCAAACCCAATGGCTCTTAAACACGGGATCGACAAAGCAGTTCTTGCCGCTGTAGAAGAAATCAAAAAACACGCAATCAAAATCAATAGCAAAGCAGAATACGCAAACGTTGCAACAATCTCTGCAAACAATGATCCAGAAATCGGTAACCTCATTGCGCAAGCATTTGACAAAGTAGGTAAAGAAGGTGTGATCACTGTTGATGAAGCAAAATCAATTGAAACCACTCTTGATATCGTAGAAGGGATGCAATTTGATCGTGGATATGTGTCTCCTTACATGGTGACAGATCCAGAAGCAATGATCGCTACTTTTAACGATCCATTCATCTTAATCTACGACAAAAAAATTGCTTCGATGAAAGACCTTCTCCCAGTGCTTGAAAAAATTGCACAAGCGGGTAGACCACTTGTCATCATCGCTGAAGAAGTGGAAGGCGAAGCTCTTGCAACAATCGTTGTCAACACACTTCGTAAAACCATCCAATGTGTGGCTGTAAAAGCTCCAGGGTTTGGTGACAGAAGAAAGGCAATGCTTGAAGACATTGCCATCCTCACTGGTGGACAAGTGATTTCTGAAGACCTCGGAATGAAACTTGAAAACGCAGATGTGAAGATGTTAGGCCGTGCTAAAAAAGTGGTAGTGGACAAAGAAAACACAACCATCATCGAAGGTGCTGGTGCTTCTAAAGACATCCAAGGCCGAGTGAACCAAATCAAAAAACAAATCGAAGACACAACTTCTGATTACGATCGTGAAAAACTCCAAGAACGCCTTGCAAAACTTGCTGGTGGTGTTGCTGTGATCCACGTTGGTGCTGCGACTGAAGTAGAAATGAAAGAGAAAAAAGCTCGTGTAGAAGATGCTCTTTCTGCAACTCGCGCTGCTGTGGAAGAAGGAATTGTTCCTGGTGGTGGACTCACACTACTACGTGCACAAGACGCAGTGAAAGCATTAAAACTTTCTGGCGACGAACAAACTGGTGCAAACATCATCTTACGCGCATTAGAAGAGCCTATTCGTATGATCACTTCCAATGCAGGTCTTGAAGGATCTGTGATTGTGGAACAAGCTCGTGCGAAAAAAGGAAACGAAGGATTCAACGCACTCACTATGGTTTGGGAAGACCTCATCAAAGCTGGTGTAGTTGACCCTGCGAAAGTAGTTCGTTCTGCCCTTCAAAATGCAGCTTCTATTGGTGCGATGATCCTCACCACTGAGGTGACCATTACAGACAAACCTGAGCCGAAAGATGCTGCTGGTGCTGGAATGGGCGGCATGGGAGGAATGGGTGGTATGGGAGGAATGGGCGGTATGATGTAA
- a CDS encoding GDSL-type esterase/lipase family protein: MAEPIPSKLSSTNYPIIRQFGDSITFGYGFVQCYGIPGICMNYGNNGQNSCSPCAVQLWGGGYRNWMTVIALQPANQFVFGTVGYQCGGSNAIQWSTNSMSHDGYPGFRTDQLVPIASLPSIADITLVHAGTNDFIQGKSVDRATVGLTYIIQNLITQNPSTTIYVAQIIRYMKPASTCISCKDYSVLNPIVEQYNQWISNQLTKTIIGFPNQIVIVDMYDALTSSSDYSFDGVHPSSAGYQKMACSWVRAIKKMPSMPGSPCSDLSLGETKSLSTPLNSDVEKSLPQPELIQQIMQGKYKGL, translated from the coding sequence TTGGCTGAACCTATACCCTCTAAACTATCTTCTACCAATTATCCAATCATTCGTCAGTTTGGTGATTCGATAACCTTTGGTTACGGATTTGTTCAGTGCTATGGGATTCCAGGCATCTGTATGAACTACGGTAATAATGGTCAAAACTCATGTTCTCCCTGTGCTGTACAACTTTGGGGAGGTGGATACCGCAATTGGATGACAGTGATTGCCTTACAACCTGCTAATCAGTTTGTTTTTGGAACAGTTGGTTATCAATGTGGTGGATCAAATGCAATTCAATGGAGTACGAATTCCATGTCCCATGATGGTTATCCAGGGTTTCGAACAGACCAACTAGTACCAATAGCATCCTTACCGAGTATAGCTGACATCACTTTAGTACATGCAGGAACAAACGATTTTATTCAAGGTAAGTCTGTTGACAGGGCAACAGTTGGCTTGACATACATTATACAAAACTTAATAACACAAAATCCCTCTACAACTATTTACGTGGCACAAATTATACGTTACATGAAACCTGCTTCCACATGCATTTCCTGTAAAGATTATTCCGTTTTGAATCCAATCGTTGAACAATATAACCAATGGATTTCGAACCAATTGACAAAAACAATAATTGGTTTTCCAAATCAAATTGTGATTGTTGATATGTATGATGCACTTACGTCTTCATCAGATTATTCATTTGATGGTGTCCATCCAAGTTCCGCTGGTTATCAGAAAATGGCTTGTTCTTGGGTTCGTGCCATTAAGAAGATGCCTTCTATGCCAGGTAGCCCTTGTTCCGATCTTTCCTTGGGAGAAACGAAAAGTTTATCCACTCCATTAAATTCAGATGTGGAAAAGTCATTACCTCAACCAGAACTAATCCAACAAATCATGCAAGGAAAGTACAAAGGATTGTAA
- a CDS encoding peptide chain release factor family protein, translated as MALTFPVSPEKNVSLKKRMETLGIHESDLKEQFVKASGKGGQNVNKVATAVVLLHIPSGKQVKCSIYRTQGLNRYKARDLLCLEMERELEPSKSESSIQKLRKKKQNKYNKALKKKLEKEKLERNDPI; from the coding sequence ATGGCACTTACCTTCCCAGTTTCCCCAGAAAAGAATGTTTCGCTTAAAAAACGAATGGAGACACTTGGCATCCACGAATCGGATTTAAAAGAACAATTTGTAAAAGCGAGTGGAAAAGGGGGGCAAAACGTCAATAAGGTGGCAACTGCCGTTGTATTACTTCATATCCCTTCAGGCAAACAAGTGAAATGTTCGATCTACCGTACCCAAGGACTGAATCGTTATAAAGCAAGGGACTTACTCTGTTTGGAAATGGAGAGAGAATTGGAACCTTCAAAGTCCGAATCCTCTATTCAAAAACTTCGTAAGAAAAAACAAAACAAATACAATAAGGCCCTAAAAAAGAAATTGGAGAAAGAAAAATTAGAAAGGAACGATCCTATCTAA
- a CDS encoding Mrp/NBP35 family ATP-binding protein, which translates to MANSKIDLTTIQRQLMQVKHPELKKDIVSLGMVAGVTPTDDGIEILIKTPNADRRLQIGLEAQTRQLISKIEGAGKVKIKFEVDQNLKMEDGNRIFGVKKVIAVGSGKGGVGKSTVTANLASTLARNGKKVGILDADIYGPSLGKMFGINGRVALKSEEDKIYPIEKHGIKLISFSFLVTEDQPVVWRGPMLGKAIEQFLYDVVWGELDYLFIDLPPGTGDVQLSLAQLIDLDGAVIVTTPQEVAVLDAGRAAAMFKQVKVPILGIVENMSGFACPKCGHVTDVFSKGGGEKLSKQVGVPELGAVPLTLDVMSSGEAGKPALLDAKDSPLQQAYFKIAKNLEEQIANWED; encoded by the coding sequence ATGGCGAATTCTAAAATTGATTTAACAACCATCCAACGGCAACTCATGCAAGTGAAACACCCGGAACTCAAAAAAGACATTGTGAGTCTCGGAATGGTAGCTGGTGTCACTCCCACTGATGATGGAATCGAAATTCTAATCAAAACTCCTAATGCAGACCGTCGTTTGCAAATTGGACTCGAAGCTCAAACAAGACAGTTGATTTCCAAAATTGAAGGTGCAGGTAAAGTAAAGATTAAGTTTGAAGTCGACCAGAACTTAAAAATGGAAGATGGAAACAGAATCTTCGGGGTGAAAAAAGTCATCGCTGTGGGTTCTGGAAAAGGGGGAGTGGGGAAATCAACTGTCACTGCAAACTTAGCGAGCACCTTAGCACGTAACGGTAAAAAGGTGGGGATTTTGGATGCCGACATCTATGGTCCATCCCTTGGTAAGATGTTTGGAATTAATGGACGAGTTGCATTAAAATCCGAAGAAGATAAAATTTACCCAATTGAAAAACATGGTATCAAACTCATATCCTTTTCCTTCCTCGTCACAGAAGACCAACCAGTGGTTTGGCGTGGACCTATGCTTGGAAAGGCCATTGAACAGTTTTTATACGATGTAGTATGGGGAGAGTTGGATTACCTCTTCATTGATTTACCCCCTGGCACTGGGGATGTACAGTTATCTCTTGCCCAACTCATTGACCTGGATGGAGCTGTCATTGTCACCACTCCACAAGAAGTGGCGGTGTTAGATGCAGGTCGTGCTGCTGCCATGTTCAAACAAGTAAAAGTACCAATCCTTGGGATTGTGGAAAACATGTCTGGGTTTGCTTGTCCAAAATGTGGCCACGTGACCGATGTATTTTCCAAAGGAGGAGGGGAAAAACTTTCCAAACAAGTCGGAGTGCCTGAGCTCGGTGCAGTTCCACTCACACTCGATGTCATGAGTTCGGGCGAAGCCGGGAAACCTGCCTTACTTGACGCAAAAGACTCACCTTTACAACAGGCTTATTTTAAGATTGCAAAGAATTTAGAAGAACAAATTGCCAATTGGGAAGATTAA
- a CDS encoding metallophosphoesterase family protein, producing the protein MKILHISDLHFPKKLSLFSLRGKAIVGYLNYHVRRRSKHPVVLIAAMVDTIKSLEYDALVISGDLTNVSHPSEFQNAKDILKPILTDKTFLIPGNHDRYQKRAMGPNPLFEKAFAEWMGESVNSNHYLRTKRIAGKLFVGWDSNLAIPRITANGYVAKEVVEKTVKLTEEPYVLVGHHPLWNPKTEVESASHRMSNRKEVVDGLQTNPPELYLHGHTHTNWVKLPGKETPFTIVNSASSTRLSDSKHECGFHLIELGKQTHYRRFIYSDNKFTETNPILYEETEGVV; encoded by the coding sequence ATGAAAATCCTTCATATATCCGATTTACATTTCCCGAAAAAACTCTCATTGTTTTCACTTCGTGGGAAAGCCATTGTCGGATACCTCAATTACCATGTGAGGAGAAGGTCAAAACACCCGGTAGTTCTAATCGCTGCCATGGTGGACACCATCAAAAGTTTAGAATATGATGCACTCGTAATCTCTGGTGACCTAACAAACGTTTCACATCCAAGTGAATTCCAAAACGCAAAAGACATCCTAAAACCGATTTTAACGGACAAAACGTTCTTAATTCCAGGAAACCATGACCGTTACCAAAAAAGGGCAATGGGCCCAAATCCTTTATTTGAAAAGGCATTTGCAGAATGGATGGGTGAGTCTGTAAACTCCAATCATTACTTACGCACCAAACGAATTGCAGGAAAATTATTTGTTGGATGGGATTCCAATTTAGCCATTCCGAGAATCACAGCAAACGGATATGTTGCCAAAGAAGTGGTCGAAAAAACAGTGAAGCTCACGGAAGAACCGTATGTGCTTGTGGGACACCACCCACTTTGGAATCCCAAAACAGAAGTCGAATCTGCTTCCCACCGAATGTCCAACAGGAAGGAAGTGGTGGATGGATTACAGACCAATCCTCCAGAATTGTACTTACATGGGCATACTCATACCAATTGGGTCAAACTTCCTGGGAAAGAAACTCCCTTCACCATTGTGAACTCAGCATCAAGTACACGGCTTTCGGATTCCAAACATGAATGTGGATTCCATTTGATCGAGCTGGGAAAACAAACCCATTACCGTCGTTTCATCTATTCAGATAATAAATTTACAGAGACAAATCCCATTCTTTACGAAGAGACTGAGGGAGTCGTCTAA
- a CDS encoding biotin/lipoyl-containing protein, whose amino-acid sequence MKEFLLKTPDLGDTEKIELVRWLCKEGQSVKEGDEVIELVTEKAAFPVESPYSGTLKKIIMEQGSVVKKGDILGIMDINE is encoded by the coding sequence ATGAAAGAATTCCTTCTGAAAACTCCTGATTTAGGTGACACTGAAAAAATCGAACTCGTCCGTTGGTTATGCAAAGAAGGCCAATCTGTGAAGGAAGGGGACGAAGTGATCGAACTTGTGACTGAGAAAGCTGCATTTCCTGTCGAATCCCCTTATTCTGGTACCTTAAAAAAAATCATCATGGAACAAGGATCGGTGGTGAAAAAAGGAGATATCCTTGGAATCATGGATATTAACGAATGA